The following proteins are co-located in the Rippkaea orientalis PCC 8801 genome:
- a CDS encoding NINE protein: MPSLQKLLSQPKSRKVGIILALLATIVPWPIAGLHKFYLGQPIWGVIYFLLWNTPIPRIACAIDVVWYFVQGEDQFNAQFNGVSSINTPNPSIAQSVCVGAIAEGLRELEQLRQDGLVSEYEFEQKRRQLLDRIV, encoded by the coding sequence ATGCCATCTTTGCAAAAGCTACTAAGTCAGCCAAAAAGCCGTAAAGTAGGAATTATTCTTGCTTTATTAGCTACTATTGTTCCTTGGCCGATCGCTGGACTCCATAAATTTTACCTCGGACAACCCATCTGGGGGGTGATTTACTTTCTCCTGTGGAATACGCCGATTCCTCGCATTGCTTGCGCTATTGATGTGGTATGGTACTTTGTACAGGGAGAAGACCAGTTTAACGCTCAGTTTAATGGGGTATCGAGCATAAATACGCCTAATCCTAGCATAGCTCAATCGGTGTGTGTGGGCGCGATCGCAGAAGGGTTACGAGAATTGGAACAGTTGCGTCAAGATGGATTAGTCTCTGAATACGAATTTGAACAAAAACGTCGTCAATTACTTGATCGCATTGTTTAA
- a CDS encoding ComEA family DNA-binding protein: MTFSSWTRKLNPHRQAISKRIMSDPYYRFRSMEEVAIAVELGITIDVNQATVDDWLRLPGISIHQAKTLVELVKMGVELLCIEDLAAALSIPVQRLNPFADILVFSYRDPQSLLTRPKIHINHGTVEELEGILPVNSAIIQEIVNNRQEKGYYRNLVDLQQRLGLSGSMISELMHYLQF; encoded by the coding sequence ATGACTTTTTCGAGTTGGACTAGAAAATTGAATCCCCATCGACAAGCGATTAGTAAGCGAATCATGAGTGATCCTTACTATCGATTTCGTTCGATGGAAGAAGTTGCGATCGCGGTAGAATTAGGGATTACAATTGATGTCAATCAAGCAACGGTTGATGATTGGTTACGGTTGCCAGGAATTTCCATCCATCAGGCTAAAACTTTAGTCGAATTAGTTAAAATGGGAGTGGAACTATTGTGTATAGAAGACCTAGCAGCCGCCTTAAGTATTCCCGTACAACGTCTTAATCCTTTTGCTGATATTTTAGTCTTTAGCTATCGTGATCCACAGAGTTTGTTAACCCGTCCCAAAATTCACATCAATCACGGGACTGTCGAAGAACTAGAAGGGATTCTTCCCGTTAATTCAGCCATCATTCAGGAGATCGTTAACAACCGTCAAGAAAAGGGTTATTATAGAAATTTAGTAGACCTACAACAAAGATTAGGTCTGTCTGGGTCAATGATTTCTGAATTAATGCACTACCTTCAATTCTAA
- a CDS encoding glycosyltransferase, giving the protein MPNNYWTDDAEHDLDPLSSLLSEWSNLEEEEEEFRSDFFQGLSGRRKKAAFVLMTVWGITVGLHLVSWGTWVVLGLTVLFLIQALRLINAQPDIIPEPLSDEALEKAPSVSLLVAAKNEEAVIGKLVTMLCNLDYPTDRYDLCVVDDHSTDKTPEILTQLAQKYPQLQIIRRPATAQGGKSGALNEALAQTKGDIIGVFDADAKVSQDLLRHVVPLFESEEMGAVQVRKSIANSSLNFWTKGQSVEMALDGYFQQQRIAIGGIGELRGNGQFVRRSALSRCGGWNEQTITDDLDLTIRLHLDHWKIGFLPSPAVEEEGVTTAKSLWHQRNRWGEGGYQRYLDYWRFILSQRLGWNKTIDLLSFILMQYLVLMAAIPDFMMVVLYHRLPIFSPLTALILSLSSWGVFNGLRRSQNIEKLGLIDTLRLVWQSLSGTFYMMHWFIIIPSVTTRMSIRPKRLKWVKTIHEGTPEESFEF; this is encoded by the coding sequence ATGCCAAACAACTATTGGACAGACGACGCTGAGCACGACTTAGATCCCCTGAGTTCTTTGTTATCAGAATGGTCTAATCTCGAAGAAGAAGAAGAGGAATTTAGAAGCGATTTTTTCCAAGGATTATCAGGACGGCGCAAAAAAGCAGCCTTTGTTCTGATGACGGTTTGGGGTATTACCGTTGGACTCCATTTGGTGTCCTGGGGAACTTGGGTTGTCTTGGGGTTAACCGTATTATTTTTGATCCAAGCTTTACGCTTAATCAACGCTCAACCCGACATTATACCAGAACCTCTGTCTGATGAGGCGTTAGAGAAAGCCCCGTCGGTTTCCTTATTAGTAGCAGCCAAAAATGAAGAGGCTGTCATTGGGAAATTAGTGACAATGCTGTGTAATTTGGATTATCCCACCGATAGATATGACCTCTGTGTCGTTGACGACCACAGTACGGATAAAACCCCAGAAATTCTAACTCAATTAGCCCAAAAATACCCACAACTTCAGATTATCCGCCGTCCTGCCACCGCACAAGGGGGTAAATCAGGGGCTCTCAATGAAGCGTTAGCCCAAACCAAAGGAGACATCATTGGAGTCTTTGATGCCGATGCCAAAGTCTCCCAGGACTTATTACGCCATGTGGTTCCTTTGTTTGAGTCTGAGGAGATGGGGGCAGTTCAAGTCCGTAAAAGTATTGCCAATAGTTCCTTGAATTTTTGGACAAAAGGACAAAGTGTGGAAATGGCACTCGATGGCTATTTTCAGCAACAACGCATTGCCATCGGGGGTATTGGAGAATTGCGGGGTAACGGACAATTTGTGCGCCGTAGTGCTCTATCACGCTGTGGGGGCTGGAACGAACAAACCATCACCGATGATCTCGATTTAACCATTCGCTTACACCTAGATCACTGGAAAATTGGCTTTTTACCCAGTCCAGCCGTGGAAGAAGAAGGCGTAACTACTGCTAAGTCCCTCTGGCATCAGCGTAACCGTTGGGGAGAAGGGGGATATCAACGCTATTTAGATTACTGGCGGTTTATTTTGAGTCAGCGTTTGGGATGGAATAAAACTATTGATCTGCTGTCTTTTATTTTGATGCAGTATTTAGTCTTAATGGCAGCTATTCCTGACTTCATGATGGTGGTTTTATACCATCGCTTACCAATTTTTTCTCCTCTCACTGCTTTGATTTTATCGTTATCCTCTTGGGGTGTATTTAATGGCTTACGTCGTAGTCAAAACATCGAAAAATTGGGACTAATAGATACACTAAGATTAGTTTGGCAATCCTTAAGTGGGACTTTTTATATGATGCACTGGTTTATTATTATTCCTAGTGTCACCACTAGGATGTCCATTCGTCCTAAACGACTTAAATGGGTTAAAACCATTCATGAGGGTACGCCTGAAGAAAGTTTTGAGTTTTAA
- a CDS encoding cation:proton antiporter, translating into MTIWMNTLTATLSIPNLGSSVPLLATATEGEADSALVLASVLLSLVVIYFASKLGGEICFRINLPPVLGELVGGVIVGVSALGLLIFPEGGATASDSLLMQFLQATSSLTPETAPAVFSAQAEVISVLSELGVIILLFEIGLESDLKELIRVGPQAAIVAVVGVVTPFVLGTVGLVYLFHLDIIPSVFAGAALTATSIGITAKVLSEINRLTSSEGQIIIGAAVLDDILGIIVLAVVASLVKTGEIQVINIVYLMISAATFLIGAILIGRLLRPFYVNLINQMKTRGQLLLVSLSFAFVLSYIAQVIQLEAILGSFAAGLVLAETEKRKELEEQILPIADIFVPIFFVCVGAKTDLSVLNPAIPSNREGLIIAAFLIVVAILGKVVTGFSIFGQPNLNKLAIGVGMIPRGEVGLVFAGVGSASGALSPSTDAAIIMMVILTTFVAPPLLRIVFSEPVPVPQEQQPNP; encoded by the coding sequence ATGACGATTTGGATGAATACACTCACTGCAACATTATCAATACCGAACCTTGGGTCTAGTGTACCCCTATTAGCGACTGCAACAGAAGGAGAAGCTGATAGCGCATTGGTATTAGCCAGTGTCCTTTTAAGCTTAGTTGTCATTTATTTTGCCAGCAAACTCGGGGGAGAAATCTGTTTCCGCATCAATCTTCCCCCCGTCCTCGGAGAACTGGTAGGAGGGGTTATTGTTGGGGTATCTGCCTTGGGGTTATTAATCTTTCCCGAAGGAGGGGCAACTGCCAGCGACTCCCTACTGATGCAATTTTTGCAAGCTACCTCCAGTTTAACCCCCGAAACAGCCCCCGCCGTCTTTTCTGCCCAAGCAGAAGTTATCTCCGTTCTCTCAGAATTGGGCGTGATTATTCTGTTATTTGAAATTGGGCTAGAATCTGACCTAAAAGAATTAATTCGCGTCGGACCCCAAGCAGCCATTGTCGCAGTCGTTGGAGTCGTCACTCCCTTTGTCTTAGGAACCGTCGGGTTAGTCTATTTATTTCATCTTGACATTATCCCCTCCGTCTTTGCCGGGGCTGCCTTAACCGCCACCAGTATTGGTATTACCGCCAAAGTGCTCTCAGAAATTAACCGTCTGACTTCTTCTGAAGGTCAAATTATTATTGGGGCTGCGGTATTAGATGATATCTTAGGGATTATTGTCCTAGCCGTTGTTGCCAGTTTAGTCAAAACCGGCGAAATTCAAGTCATCAATATTGTTTACTTGATGATTAGTGCAGCCACCTTTTTGATTGGGGCGATTTTAATTGGTCGGTTATTAAGACCATTTTATGTCAACTTAATCAATCAAATGAAGACTAGAGGACAACTCCTGCTAGTCTCCCTGAGTTTTGCCTTTGTTTTATCCTATATTGCCCAAGTGATTCAACTAGAAGCCATTTTAGGATCATTTGCCGCCGGATTAGTCCTAGCCGAAACCGAAAAACGCAAAGAACTCGAAGAACAAATTCTGCCCATTGCTGACATTTTCGTGCCGATTTTCTTTGTCTGTGTCGGGGCAAAAACGGACTTAAGCGTCTTAAATCCTGCCATTCCCAGTAACCGAGAGGGCTTAATTATCGCTGCTTTTTTGATTGTGGTAGCGATTCTTGGCAAAGTTGTCACCGGATTTAGCATTTTTGGCCAACCTAACCTCAATAAATTGGCCATCGGTGTCGGGATGATTCCGCGAGGAGAAGTCGGATTAGTGTTTGCAGGAGTGGGGTCAGCCAGTGGAGCTCTTTCCCCCTCCACCGACGCAGCTATCATTATGATGGTGATTTTAACCACCTTTGTTGCGCCACCTTTGTTGCGAATTGTCTTTAGCGAACCCGTCCCAGTCCCCCAAGAACAACAACCCAATCCCTGA
- a CDS encoding prephenate/arogenate dehydrogenase, giving the protein MKIGIIGLGLIGGSLGLDLRDRGFTVLGVSRQEKTCQRAMERGIVDEATLNLSLLSNAEIVIICTPIGLIVPTLEQLIPHLKPETIVTDVGSVKTPIVEQCSKLWTNFVGGHPMAGTAEQGVEAAQRDLFRNAPYVITPTENTSKNGLKKLEEIAILLGSKVYQCTPENHDRAVALISHLPVMVSASLINTCLGENEPLVLKLAQNLASSGFRDTSRVGGGNPELGVMMAKYNQKALLRSLLKYRQQLDQIINKIEQENWSELEQILEQTKEGRSTFL; this is encoded by the coding sequence ATGAAAATAGGCATTATTGGACTGGGATTAATTGGGGGATCATTGGGACTCGATTTGCGCGATCGCGGTTTCACTGTTTTGGGGGTTTCCCGTCAAGAAAAAACCTGTCAACGGGCTATGGAAAGAGGGATCGTTGATGAAGCAACTCTTAATTTAAGTTTACTCAGTAACGCAGAAATCGTAATAATTTGTACCCCGATTGGATTAATTGTCCCAACGTTAGAGCAATTAATTCCCCATTTAAAACCAGAAACCATCGTCACAGATGTCGGTTCAGTTAAAACTCCTATTGTTGAACAATGTTCAAAATTATGGACTAATTTTGTTGGGGGACATCCCATGGCAGGAACAGCAGAACAGGGGGTAGAAGCAGCACAAAGAGACTTATTTAGAAATGCTCCTTATGTAATTACCCCAACTGAAAATACTTCTAAAAATGGTTTAAAAAAACTCGAAGAAATTGCTATTTTATTAGGATCAAAGGTTTATCAATGTACCCCAGAAAATCACGATCGCGCTGTTGCTTTGATTTCCCATTTACCTGTCATGGTCAGTGCAAGTTTGATTAACACTTGTTTAGGAGAAAACGAGCCTTTAGTGTTGAAATTAGCCCAAAACTTAGCTAGTTCAGGGTTTAGGGATACCAGTCGAGTAGGAGGAGGAAACCCCGAATTAGGGGTGATGATGGCAAAGTATAATCAAAAAGCCTTGTTGCGATCGCTGCTCAAATATCGTCAACAATTAGACCAAATCATTAACAAAATTGAACAAGAAAATTGGTCAGAGTTAGAGCAAATTTTAGAACAGACAAAAGAAGGAAGATCGACTTTTTTATAA
- a CDS encoding Uma2 family endonuclease: MATTQTKPLSLDSFLQQSYIDESPAWEYIDGEIRQKPMPQGQHSKLQYKLCETINQIVEPSTIAYALPELRCTFGGRSIVPDIAVFLWNRIPLTLDNEIANQFDSFPDWTIEILSPNQKPTKVIDNILHCLDCGCQLGWLIDPDERSIFVFQPHQSLKNYKIETAEKLPVLETIDLNLTVAEIFGWLKFCF, from the coding sequence ATGGCTACCACTCAAACTAAACCCTTAAGTTTAGACTCTTTTCTGCAACAATCTTATATTGATGAATCCCCTGCTTGGGAATATATTGACGGTGAAATTAGGCAAAAACCGATGCCACAAGGACAACATAGTAAACTGCAATATAAATTGTGTGAAACTATTAACCAAATAGTAGAACCTTCTACCATTGCCTATGCTTTACCTGAACTGCGATGTACTTTTGGGGGTCGGTCTATTGTCCCTGATATTGCGGTCTTTTTATGGAATAGAATCCCTCTGACACTCGACAATGAAATTGCGAATCAATTCGATTCCTTTCCCGACTGGACAATAGAAATTTTATCACCCAATCAAAAACCAACAAAAGTCATCGATAACATTTTGCATTGCTTAGACTGTGGTTGTCAATTGGGGTGGTTGATTGATCCTGATGAACGCTCAATTTTTGTCTTTCAACCCCATCAAAGCTTGAAAAATTATAAGATTGAGACAGCAGAAAAGTTACCTGTTTTAGAAACAATTGATCTTAATTTGACAGTTGCTGAGATTTTTGGCTGGTTAAAATTTTGTTTTTAG
- a CDS encoding SRPBCC family protein yields the protein MLKFYRSTLINAPIEAVWQFYERPDILQLLTPPWQPVEIIRREGGLAVGAVSEFRLWLGLIPITWVAYHTECEKPYLFVDCQKIGPMKSWEHRHYFQDEKGKTRLIDEINYEIPGGIIVEFLIGWWVDSRLQEMFRYRHEVSQKYCCSLKI from the coding sequence ATGCTTAAATTCTATCGTTCAACCCTCATTAACGCACCCATTGAAGCGGTTTGGCAATTCTACGAACGTCCTGATATTTTGCAATTATTGACCCCTCCTTGGCAACCCGTAGAAATTATCCGTCGTGAGGGAGGATTGGCCGTGGGGGCTGTGTCTGAATTTCGCTTATGGTTAGGCTTAATTCCCATTACTTGGGTAGCTTACCATACCGAATGCGAGAAACCCTACTTATTTGTAGATTGTCAAAAAATAGGTCCAATGAAATCTTGGGAACATCGTCATTATTTTCAAGATGAAAAGGGGAAAACTCGGTTAATTGATGAGATTAATTATGAAATTCCGGGGGGAATTATTGTCGAGTTTTTAATCGGGTGGTGGGTGGATTCTCGTTTACAAGAAATGTTTCGCTATCGCCATGAAGTTAGTCAAAAATACTGTTGTTCACTAAAAATCTAG
- a CDS encoding bifunctional sterol desaturase/short chain dehydrogenase: MVFSIITATTQILGSILWVEIVRDSYHALAHHWTPLYRLHVWHHRVFRPDLSPVSEAIYRKAHWYNDIPEALVMLTFSLIPGIILMGLNVTNGWMAWAGSLYTLTFVAGAIARGLGVPYADELTDLTHRQGDFVSLPGDWFVNRPYHWRHHFDNQKAYYSGTLTLVDKLMGTALSLKGKTIGVTGASGTLGRSLLQHLYFSGAKVVALTSQSGGITLEIEGEELPITTLNWQVGNEAALQEELAKIDILVINHGINVHQERTPEAITKSYEINAFSCWRLIELFFETVKTNEDKVRKEVWVNTSEAEVNPAISPLYELSKRTLGDLVTLRRLDAPCVVRKLILGPFKSNLNPIGIMSADWVAKQIIKGAKSDNRNIIVTINPLTFIAFPVKEFFVSLYFKLFSQGKS, from the coding sequence ATGGTATTTAGTATTATTACGGCAACAACACAGATTTTAGGCTCAATTCTTTGGGTAGAAATCGTTAGAGACTCTTATCATGCTTTAGCGCATCATTGGACTCCTTTATATCGTCTCCATGTCTGGCATCATCGCGTTTTTCGTCCCGATTTATCCCCGGTGAGTGAGGCAATTTATCGTAAAGCCCACTGGTATAATGATATACCTGAAGCCTTAGTTATGCTGACCTTTAGCTTAATTCCTGGGATAATTTTAATGGGATTGAATGTAACTAACGGTTGGATGGCTTGGGCAGGTTCTCTCTATACTTTAACCTTTGTGGCGGGGGCGATTGCCCGTGGGTTAGGAGTGCCTTATGCTGATGAATTGACCGATCTTACCCATCGTCAAGGAGATTTTGTGAGCCTTCCGGGGGATTGGTTCGTTAACCGTCCTTATCATTGGCGACACCATTTTGATAACCAAAAGGCCTATTATAGCGGAACATTGACGTTAGTGGATAAACTCATGGGAACAGCGTTATCTCTCAAAGGTAAAACCATTGGGGTGACAGGTGCATCGGGGACTTTAGGGCGATCGCTACTTCAACATCTCTATTTTAGTGGGGCAAAAGTTGTTGCGTTGACTTCCCAAAGCGGGGGAATTACCTTAGAAATTGAAGGCGAAGAACTTCCTATAACCACGCTAAATTGGCAAGTAGGAAATGAAGCGGCGTTACAAGAAGAATTGGCAAAAATTGATATTTTAGTCATCAATCATGGCATTAATGTCCATCAAGAAAGGACTCCAGAAGCAATTACAAAATCCTATGAAATTAATGCGTTTTCCTGTTGGCGTTTAATAGAATTATTTTTTGAAACGGTTAAAACCAACGAGGATAAAGTGCGTAAAGAAGTGTGGGTAAATACCTCTGAAGCAGAAGTAAATCCCGCGATAAGTCCTCTCTATGAACTCAGTAAACGGACGTTAGGAGATTTAGTGACGTTGCGTCGTTTGGATGCTCCTTGTGTGGTCAGAAAGTTGATTTTAGGTCCGTTTAAAAGTAATCTTAATCCCATTGGTATCATGTCTGCTGATTGGGTGGCTAAGCAAATTATTAAAGGAGCAAAATCCGATAATCGCAATATTATTGTTACCATTAACCCTTTGACTTTTATTGCCTTTCCTGTTAAAGAATTTTTTGTTTCTTTGTACTTTAAATTATTTAGTCAGGGAAAATCTTAG
- a CDS encoding DUF1825 family protein, which translates to MGFFDSEVVQQEAKQLFEDYQSLMQLGGEYGKFDREGKKIFIDKMEELMERYKIFMKRFELSEDFMAKMTVEQLKTQLGQFGITPQQMFDQMNMTLERMKSEIE; encoded by the coding sequence ATGGGATTTTTTGATTCTGAAGTCGTCCAACAAGAAGCCAAACAGTTATTTGAAGACTATCAATCTTTGATGCAATTAGGTGGTGAATACGGAAAATTTGATCGAGAAGGTAAAAAGATTTTTATTGATAAAATGGAAGAATTGATGGAACGATATAAAATCTTTATGAAGCGATTTGAATTATCAGAAGATTTCATGGCAAAAATGACCGTTGAACAACTCAAAACTCAACTAGGACAATTTGGAATTACGCCGCAGCAAATGTTTGATCAGATGAATATGACCCTAGAAAGAATGAAGTCTGAGATAGAGTAA